The genomic stretch CAAGCTTATTTAAGTACCTGACAGAAGAGGTTGAGGATGAAAATGGTGACCCCTACTTCTATCGAAATGTCATGAAAAAGATATCAACGAAGAAAAAGAAAGAAACTCTGGCAGCTCGCGCTGAAAATATTAAAGGAAAGCTCTTCTTGGGTGATGAAACAATGGCTTTTATCGAGTATATCGATAAAGAGTACCAAAATAAGCTCTCTCACCGTGCCCTCTCCTCCTTCCAGAAGAACAAGGAGCGAGATTTGGCAATTATCGCCCTTCTTCTTGCATCTGGTGTTCGTCTTTCTGAGGCTGTTAATCTTGATTTGAAGGATTTACATCTGAATATGATGGTTATCGAAGTCACTCGTAAAGGTGGCAAACGCGATTCTGTGAATGTTGCTGCTTTTGCCAAACCTTATCTTGAAGAGTATTTAAAAATTCGTGCACCACGCTACAAAGCAGAAAAACAAGATCAGGCTTTATTTTTAACGGAATACCGTGGTGTTCCAAATCGTATCGATGCATCAAGTATTGAAAAATTGGTAGCTAAATACTCACAAGATTTCAAAGTACGTGTAACCCCCCACAAACTTCGCCACACCTTGGCAACCAGGTTGTATGGCGCTACTAAATCTCAAGTTTTGGTCAGCCACCAATTGGGTCATGCTAGTACTCAGGTAACTGACCTATATACCCACATCGTTAATGATGAACAAAAGAATGCACTTGATCAATTGTAAAAAGTAATCTGGACTATAAAATTAGTCCAGATTTTTTTATGTTAAAGTAATTTTAAAAACTGTTAATTAGCCATTTTACATAAATAATATTATGTAGTTAAATTTCTAAAGGTTTAAAGTTCCCAACGATTTTTCTAATGATTCGTGGATTTTCATCATAAGGTGCAAATTTGTCAGCATAATGTTTATTGAGAGAGACTAAACGTAATCCATCTTCTTCTCGATAAACTTTTTTGATGTAAGTTTGTCCATCCCAATCAACAGCGTAAATGGCTCCATCATAATCAAAGCCAGTTTGCTTAATAAGGACCACTTCACCATTTAGATAAGTTGGTTCCATTGAATCACCGAAAACCCAAGATGCAAAATCGTGGTCTAACTGCTCATCATAAAAGACTGTATCGTAATTGCCATCGCCAAAATAAGAGTAACCAGTACCTGCAGATAACTTTTCAAAAACCTTATAAGAGTAAAGTTTTGGTAATGGTTTAACAATTTCTTGCTCTTTTAGGAGATTTTCTGCGTAGTTCTCTAATTTTAAGCGATTATCTGGATTCAATTGTAGGTAAGTATTGACAATATCATGCTCAGAAAGGAAATACGTTTTTTCATCAACTTTAAAAATCTGACTTAATTGTTCTAGGTTTTTTTGATTTGGTTTTGTTTTCCCATTCTCCCAATTAAAGTACGAAGCTCTTGATATTTGTAGTCTTTTGGCTAAATCAGCTTGAGAATAGCCTTTTTCTTGACGTAATTCTTTTAATTTTTTTCCAGAAAACATGGCTTCCTCCTTTTTGTTAGTTTATAAACTAACGTTATTATAAAAGATATTCAGTAAAAAAGCAAGACGAAATAGTCTTGTCTTGCTTAACGTTTTTTAGGTGTGATGAAAACTTGTGTTCCTTGGTCAATTTGACTATGAATTGTGATATCAAGATTAAGGCTATCTAGGACTTGTTTTGTCATATAAAGACCAAGACCTGTGGCTTTTTGATGTTCATGACCGTTAAAGCCTGTGAAACCTTCTTCAAAAATACGTGGTAAATCTTCTTCAAGTATGCCGATACCATCATCTGATATTTCAATACTAGCTTGAGAAATGCGGATGATGATTTTGCCGTTATCTTTCGAATACTTAATGGCATTGTCAATTATTTGTGTCAGTGCGAAGGTCACCCATTTTTTATCAGACTTGAGTTCCCAATCACCTGTCACCTCAACAGAGAGGTGTTTTAACAAACAAGGAATGCGGTATTTTTTGATAATTGAGATTGTAATCTCCTTGACGGATAGTCTTTCAAAACGAAAATCATCTTTATTTTGACTGAATTTCAAGTAATTTAATAGGGTATCTAAATAGTTTTGAAGACGATTTAGTTGTTGTTCAACTTCTTTTGATTCAAGTTGATTAGTCTGTGCCATCAATGATAAAGCTGATAGAGGAACTTTCATTTGGTGAGACCACATTTTGATGAGATTCTGAGTATCTTCCATCTGTGTCTGAATAGCTAGAACATCGCTGGCATGCGCTTTTTTTTGTTTACAAATAATAGCTTTAAAAGCTTTTTCTGATGGGAGATTGAAGTCATCTAATTCTTTTACATAAATAAATTGTTGTAAAATTAACTGTTTCTTTTTAAATTTGAAGTACTGCCAAATGCTAATGAAAATTAGTATTGTGATACTAATGCTAAAGCTTATTCTGAAGTAAGTTACGGGCAAGTGAAATAACATAAAGGTCAGGAAAAATGAAATGGTTAATATGGCATAGGTAAGGTACCAAATGCCGTATTCTTTAAAAAACTGTCGAATCATTTTAACAGATAACCTACTCCTCTCACGGTGTGAATGCGGTCAAATCCTAGCGGCTGTACTTTTTTGCGTAAGCGAGTCATGTTGACACTTAGGGTATTTTGGTCAATAAAACTCTCATTTTCCCACAGCTTTTCAAGCAAATCTTCTTTTGGAACCACTTGATTTTGGTGCTCGAATAAAATGCTAAGAATTTTATTTTCTGTTGGCGAGAGATTAATTTGTTTGCTCCCATTTGAGAGAATGCCCTCGCGAGACAACGAAAATTCGTCAAGCTGATAATTATCAGAGGTGAATTGGTAAGCTCTGCGTAAAAATGCTGCAATCTTAGCATCTAAAATGGTTAAGGAGAATGGTTTTGAAATAAAATCATCTCCTCCCATATTTAACGCCATAACGGTATCCATCTCGTCATCACTTGAGGAAATAAAAATGATTGGTAAAGTCATGGTTTTACGAATCTCAGTTGTCCAATAAAAGCCATTAAAATAGGGCAAAGTGATATCCATTAGAATCAAATCCGGGGTGATTTCTTCGATTTCTTGCTTAATCGCACGAAAATTATTAACGCTAAATACGTCGTATGCTTTGTTTAAATGTTGTTTTAGTAAATTGACGATGGTTTTGTCGTCTTCAACGATGTAAATCTTTCCTTGTTTCATAGGTTCATTTTAGCAAAAAATGGTCTTTGCGACCATTTTCAGCTGGAGTTTCTTATCAAAATATTGTGTAGAGCTTGTTTAAAAGAGTTTTGTTACTAACGTTGGATAATCTTATAGTAAGTTCGGCTAGTTAGTTTATAGATAAAGAAGTAAATGATAATGACACATAGAATTGTCACCGCACTGACAGAAACCATTTTAGAGCCCGTTACGCCAAATAGCAAGAGCATTTGTTTTAGCATGGTTAAGGCGAAAATAAAGTGTAGTATTGCAAAACCAAGCGGCATAAAGAAGACAAGTAAGGTTTGTGAATTGATTGTTCGTTTGACTTCTTTGGCACTCATTCCTACTTCTTGTAAAATCTTGTATGATTTCTTATCTTCGATTCCTTCGGTGCGTTGTTTGTAGTAAATAATCAATGCTGCACCAAGTAGGAAGCTTAGACCAAGTAAGAATCCTGTAAATAGGAAGCCTCCAGTAATGGCATACATATCATTTGCAAAGTCTTTTTTGGTTTCAAGAATGCCCAAGATGGCTTTATCAGCTCTACCTGAAGGTATTACCTTATCTTTTGAGATGGTAGCTACTTCTTTATTTGAAAGGTCAACAAATGCGGTAAAATTATCTTGTACTGGGAAGTGATGGTCATTAAAAAGTTTTTTAACTTCTGATAAGGTTGAATCATCACTAAAGATAATAACACCAGGATTATAAGTATTTCCAAGTTCTGGGAATTTAACTGTTTTAAGATTTTTAATGTTGACAAAATCTTTACCGAAAAGAGTTAAATGTTCAAGTTTGCTATCGCCTTTTTGTTTGTAAAAAGCAATTTGGTTATCTTTTAGTATTGGAATATCATTTCCAAGTGCTCTAAAATCATCTTGCGTAGTAATATAGATAGCACCAAATGATTTAACATCAGGATGCTTGATCATATCATCAGTGACAGCTAAACTTTTACCTGTTGGCACAGAGAAAGATGTCAAAGCAGATTCGTAAGTTAAGTAATCACTTTGAGGTTTATCAAGTTTATCCACGACTTGTTTTTGCAACTCATCCTGGAAATCTTTTCTCGTCATTTCTTTAGCATTTTCATCAGCATAGCCATTGTTATTTAAAACGATTTGTGTATTTTTAGGAAATAAGATATCAAGTTGTTGCTGACTACTAACGTAGAGAGAGGTTGTTGTTGCTACAGTTACAAATGACATTGTGGCAAGCAAGGTGATGTTAGCTAATCCGATAGCGTTTTGCTTGATTCGAAAAATCATTTGTGAAGTGGTTACAAAGTGTTCAGGTTGGTAAAAATAATTTTTATTTTTACGTCGACGTTTGAGATACCAAGCCATAAAGCTAACGTAAAAGAGGTAAGTTCCGATAATAACTAAGACAACAGCGATAAAGAATCGATAAACCACTACTAGCGCAGCTATTTTTTCAGAAGTCACTGACAAATAGTAGCCTGCACCAAGGCTGATTAGACTCAAGAGGGCAAAAAGAATATTTCCGCGAGGCTCTTTTTCACCTTTTTCCTGACGTTTAAATAAAGCCAATGGAGATGAACGGCGAATAACAATCAAATTGATGACTTCTAACAAAATAAAGATTCCCGCAAAAGCCATAGTCGTAAAGAGAAAGGCAATCAACGACAAGTTCAAGACAAATTTATTGTAATGTAAGAGATTAACAAAAATGAGGTAAAAAACTTGTGAAAAGATTGCTGAAAGAAGGCTACCAAGTACTACGATGCCAAAGAAACTAAAAGCTAACTCGATACTTGCTACCAAGCTAATCTGTTTTCGATTCATTCCGAGAATATTGTAAAGACCAAATTCTCTACTTCTTTGCTTGAGCAAAAAATTGTAACTGTAGATTTCCATGATAACTGTGAAAATCATAAGGACTACAATTGCTAATCCAAGCACGGTATTGCTATACCTCATCGCATCAGCTACAGAACTGAAAAGAATGAGCAAAGTAGAGCAATCTAAGATAAATAAAACAACACTGGCAAGTAAAAATGGGCCGAAAATATCAAGTGATTTTTTCAAATTTGACCAAGCTAGTTTAGCATAGAACATCTTATTCACCTCCTAAAAGAGCTGTCATGGCGAGTGAAATGTCTTTACTAAATTCTTGATTGGTTTTATTACCACGGTAAATTTGGTGGAAAATACGACCATCTTTGATAAAAAGCACACGTTTAGCATGGCTTGCGGCGTTGGCTGAGTGAGTTACCATAAGTATTGTTTGGCCATAGCTGTTAATGTCTTCAAAAAGATTTAAGATATCTTCTGAATTACGATAGTCAAGCGCTGCGGTTGGTTCATCAGCCAAAAGAAGCTGCGGATTAGTAATTAAACTACGAGCAATGGCAACACGTTGTTTTTGACCACCAGATAATTCAAAAGGACGTTTTTCAAGCAACTCTTCAATGTGTAATTTTGGAGCAAGTGTTGCAATGCGTTTTTCCATTTCTTGATGATGAACTCGACCAAGAACTAATGGCAAGAAAATATTGTCTTTAACAGACAAAGTGTCGAGCAAGTTGAAATCTTGAAAGACAAAGCCAAGATTTTTTAAACGAAATTCAGCTAATTGGCTTTCTTTGATTTTCGTGACTTCTTCACCATTTAGAATAACGGAACCATTGGTTGGCTTTTCTAGTGTTGCTAAGATATTTAGCAAGGTTGTTTTACCTGATCCTGATTCTCCCATAATGGCGATGAACTCATTTTCATCAACCTTAAAGTCGACATCTTGCAAAGCTCGTGTCACTTCTTTTGAAAAGCGTGTGCGAAAAACTTTCTCGAGGTGATTGATTTCCAGTAACATAATTTCTCCTTTTTTTCATTATACCCTTTCAAGCTCAGAAATGCTTAGTTAGTCTTTTACTTTTGAAAACTTTTTAGCGCTTTTTTAGCGGTCTTCTACCACTCCAGTACCAAAAAGCCAAGCTTGCTACTCCTACTATGATGATAAATAGAATACTTATCAGACTATATAGCTCAATCATACTAAGCACCTCCTTCTACTTTGTTATGCGAAAGGCATATGAGATGATATAAACAATAGATCCAAGAAATAGCAATACAATCCAAATGAAAAAATGAATCCATAGGCTAAGATAGTGTTTAAATTCTTCTTTCATATACTGCTACTCCTTTCTTATTGACATCTTTAGTTTATCGGAAATCAGCTCTTTTTTT from Streptococcus ruminicola encodes the following:
- the xerS gene encoding tyrosine recombinase XerS, producing MKREKLLEKIDELKNIMPWYVLDYYQSKLSVPYSFTTLYEYLKEYRRFFEWILESGISNAKKIADIELSTLEHLSKKDMESFVLYLRERPSLNTYSTKQGVSQTTINRTLSALSSLFKYLTEEVEDENGDPYFYRNVMKKISTKKKKETLAARAENIKGKLFLGDETMAFIEYIDKEYQNKLSHRALSSFQKNKERDLAIIALLLASGVRLSEAVNLDLKDLHLNMMVIEVTRKGGKRDSVNVAAFAKPYLEEYLKIRAPRYKAEKQDQALFLTEYRGVPNRIDASSIEKLVAKYSQDFKVRVTPHKLRHTLATRLYGATKSQVLVSHQLGHASTQVTDLYTHIVNDEQKNALDQL
- a CDS encoding XRE family transcriptional regulator; translation: MFSGKKLKELRQEKGYSQADLAKRLQISRASYFNWENGKTKPNQKNLEQLSQIFKVDEKTYFLSEHDIVNTYLQLNPDNRLKLENYAENLLKEQEIVKPLPKLYSYKVFEKLSAGTGYSYFGDGNYDTVFYDEQLDHDFASWVFGDSMEPTYLNGEVVLIKQTGFDYDGAIYAVDWDGQTYIKKVYREEDGLRLVSLNKHYADKFAPYDENPRIIRKIVGNFKPLEI
- a CDS encoding sensor histidine kinase produces the protein MIRQFFKEYGIWYLTYAILTISFFLTFMLFHLPVTYFRISFSISITILIFISIWQYFKFKKKQLILQQFIYVKELDDFNLPSEKAFKAIICKQKKAHASDVLAIQTQMEDTQNLIKMWSHQMKVPLSALSLMAQTNQLESKEVEQQLNRLQNYLDTLLNYLKFSQNKDDFRFERLSVKEITISIIKKYRIPCLLKHLSVEVTGDWELKSDKKWVTFALTQIIDNAIKYSKDNGKIIIRISQASIEISDDGIGILEEDLPRIFEEGFTGFNGHEHQKATGLGLYMTKQVLDSLNLDITIHSQIDQGTQVFITPKKR
- a CDS encoding response regulator transcription factor, which produces MKQGKIYIVEDDKTIVNLLKQHLNKAYDVFSVNNFRAIKQEIEEITPDLILMDITLPYFNGFYWTTEIRKTMTLPIIFISSSDDEMDTVMALNMGGDDFISKPFSLTILDAKIAAFLRRAYQFTSDNYQLDEFSLSREGILSNGSKQINLSPTENKILSILFEHQNQVVPKEDLLEKLWENESFIDQNTLSVNMTRLRKKVQPLGFDRIHTVRGVGYLLK
- a CDS encoding ABC transporter permease, whose protein sequence is MFYAKLAWSNLKKSLDIFGPFLLASVVLFILDCSTLLILFSSVADAMRYSNTVLGLAIVVLMIFTVIMEIYSYNFLLKQRSREFGLYNILGMNRKQISLVASIELAFSFFGIVVLGSLLSAIFSQVFYLIFVNLLHYNKFVLNLSLIAFLFTTMAFAGIFILLEVINLIVIRRSSPLALFKRQEKGEKEPRGNILFALLSLISLGAGYYLSVTSEKIAALVVVYRFFIAVVLVIIGTYLFYVSFMAWYLKRRRKNKNYFYQPEHFVTTSQMIFRIKQNAIGLANITLLATMSFVTVATTTSLYVSSQQQLDILFPKNTQIVLNNNGYADENAKEMTRKDFQDELQKQVVDKLDKPQSDYLTYESALTSFSVPTGKSLAVTDDMIKHPDVKSFGAIYITTQDDFRALGNDIPILKDNQIAFYKQKGDSKLEHLTLFGKDFVNIKNLKTVKFPELGNTYNPGVIIFSDDSTLSEVKKLFNDHHFPVQDNFTAFVDLSNKEVATISKDKVIPSGRADKAILGILETKKDFANDMYAITGGFLFTGFLLGLSFLLGAALIIYYKQRTEGIEDKKSYKILQEVGMSAKEVKRTINSQTLLVFFMPLGFAILHFIFALTMLKQMLLLFGVTGSKMVSVSAVTILCVIIIYFFIYKLTSRTYYKIIQR
- a CDS encoding ABC transporter ATP-binding protein, whose translation is MLLEINHLEKVFRTRFSKEVTRALQDVDFKVDENEFIAIMGESGSGKTTLLNILATLEKPTNGSVILNGEEVTKIKESQLAEFRLKNLGFVFQDFNLLDTLSVKDNIFLPLVLGRVHHQEMEKRIATLAPKLHIEELLEKRPFELSGGQKQRVAIARSLITNPQLLLADEPTAALDYRNSEDILNLFEDINSYGQTILMVTHSANAASHAKRVLFIKDGRIFHQIYRGNKTNQEFSKDISLAMTALLGGE